The following coding sequences are from one Cervus canadensis isolate Bull #8, Minnesota chromosome 4, ASM1932006v1, whole genome shotgun sequence window:
- the LOC122439783 gene encoding protocadherin gamma-B7 isoform X37: protein MGGSCTQTRPADRRQVLFLFLLPLFYPALCEQIRYSIPEELAKGSVVGNLARDLGLSVLDVSARKLRVSAEKLLFNVDAESGDLLVKDRIDREQICKERRCELQLEAVVENPLNIFHIIVVVEDINDHAPQFHKDEIFLEISESVSPGTGTILEPANDPDISMNSLSKYQLSPNEYFSLVVKDNPDGGRYPELVLKKALDRETQSVHHLVLTALDSGDPPQSGTAQIQVLVVDANDNPPVFSQDVYKASLREDVPPGTFVLRVSATDQDEGVNAEITYSFLGVADTVRHVFSLDSATGNIITHQPLDYENVGRYAMVVEAKDRGSLSTRCKVIIEVLDENDNSPEIIITSLSDQILEDSPPGMVVALFKTRDQDYKENGEVTCNLSRDIPFKIHSSSNNYYKLVTDGALDRERTPQYNVTITAIDRGKPPLSSSTTITLRITDVNDNAPVFHQASYVVHVAENNSPGASITQVSARDPDLGPNGQVSYSIVASDLEPRALSSYVSVNPQSGVVFAQRAFDHEQLRAFQLTLQARDHGSPALSSNVSLRVLVGDRNDNAPRVLYPALGPDGSALFDTVPRAAQPGYLVTKVVAVDADSGHNAWLSYHVLQASEPGLFSVGLRTGEVRTARALGDRDAARQRLLVAVRDGGQPPLSATATLLLVFADSLQEALPDLSDRPAPPDPQAELQFYLVVALALISVLFLLAVILAIAVRLRSSSSPSARGFFGSILCSKSGPEIPHNYSEGTLPYAYNLCVPGNQTNPELNFLTSVEHCPATQDILNKDSSSVLLDSILTPSVEADKNTFKQIGLQAPLFTN from the exons ATGGGAGGGAGCTGCACGCAGACACGCCCGGCTGACCGGAGGCAGGTACTGTTTCTCTTCCTGCTGCCTTTGTTCTACCCCGCGCTCTGCGAGCAGATCCGCTACTCGATTCCCGAGGAGCTGGCCAAAGGCTCCGTGGTAGGGAATCTCGCCAGGGATCTAGGGCTCAGTGTCCTGGATGTGTCGGCTCGAAAGCTGAGAGTTAGTGCGGAGAAGCTGCTCTTCAACGTAGACGCGGAGAGCGGGGACTTACTTGTAAAGGACCGAATAGACCGTGAGCAGATATGCAAAGAGAGAAGATGTGAATTGCAGTTGGAAGCCGTGGTGGAaaatcctttaaatatttttcatatcattGTGGTTGTTGAAGATATTAATGACCATGCTCCTCAATTCCATAAGGATGAAATATTCTTAGAAATTAGTGAATCTGTCAGCCCGGGGACTGGAACAATTCTTGAGCCTGCAAATGATCCCGATATTAGTATGAATTCACTGAGCAAATACCAACTAAGTCCTAATGAGTATTTCTCCTTAGTGGTGAAAGACAATCCTGACGGGGGCAGATATCCAGAACTGGTATTGAAGAAGGCCCTGGACCGAGAAACGCAGAGCGTTCACCATTTGGTGCTGACAGCCTTAGACAGCGGGGATCCGCCGCAAAGCGGCACAGCTCAGATCCAAGTCCTGGTGGTGGATGCCAACGATAACCCCCCTGTGTTCAGCCAAGATGTGTACAAGGCCAGCCTTCGGGAAGATGTGCCCCCAGGCACCTTCGTGCTGAGGGTGAGCGCTACCGATCAAGACGAAGGCGTCAATGCAGAGATCACCTACTCATTTCTTGGTGTGGCTGATACAGTCCGGCACGTGTTCTCTCTGGATTCTGCTACAGGAAACATCATAACTCATCAACCCTTGGATTATGAAAATGTAGGAAGATACGCCATGGTTGTGGAAGCAAAGGACAGAGGATCCCTCTCTACACGGTGTAAAGTAATTATAGAGGTTTTGGACGAAAATGACAACAGCCCAGAAATAATCATCACTTCTCTTTCAGATCAGATTTTAGAGGATTCCCCGCCAGGAATGGTTGTGGCTCTCTTCAAAACACGGGACCAGGATTACAAGGAAAATGGAGAAGTCACGTGTAATTTAAGTAGAGACATTCCGtttaaaattcattcttcttCTAATAATTACTACAAGTTAGTAACAGATGGGGCCCTGGACAGAGAACGGACTCCGCAATACAACGTCACTATCACAGCCATTGACCGGGGCAAGCCACCCCTCTCCTCCAGCACTACCATTACCCTACGCATCACTGATGTCAACGACAACGCTCCGGTTTTCCACCAGGCCTCCTATGTGGTCCACGTGGCAGAGAACAACTCACCCGGCGCTTCCATCACCCAAGTCAGCGCTCGCGACCCAGACCTGGGACCCAACGGCCAGGTCTCATACTCCATCGTGGCCAGCGACCTGGAGCCGCGCGCGCTGTCGTCCTACGTGTCCGTGAACCCGCAGAGCGGCGTGGTGTTCGCGCAGCGCGCCTTCGACCACGAGCAGCTGCGCGCCTTCCAGCTGACGCTGCAGGCCCGCGACCACGGCTCGCCCGCGCTCAGCTCCAACGTGAGCCTGCGCGTGCTGGTGGGCGACCGCAACGACAACGCACCCAGGGTGCTGTACCCGGCGCTGGGGCCCGACGGCTCGGCGCTCTTCGACACGGTGCCCCGCGCCGCGCAGCCCGGCTACCTGGTCACCAAGGTGGTGGCGGTGGACGCAGACTCTGGACACAACGCCTGGCTGTCCTACCACGTGCTGCAGGCCAGCGAGCCCGGACTGTTCAGCGTGGGGCTGCGCACGGGCGAGGTGCGCACGGCGCGGGCCTTGGGCGACAGGGACGCGGCCCGCCAGCGCCTGCTGGTCGCTGTGCGCGATGGGGGACAGCCGCCCCTCTCGGCCACCGCCACGCTGCTCCTGGTTTTCGCCGACAGCCTGCAGGAGGCGCTGCCGGACCTCAGTGACCGCCCGGCACCCCCTGACCCCCAGGCTGAGCTGCAGTTTTACCTGGTGGTGGCCTTGGCCTTGATCTCGGTGCTCTTCCTCCTGGCAGTGATTCTGGCCATCGCCGTGCGCCTTCGAAGCTCTTCCAGCCCCAGCGCCAGGGGCTTCTTTGGGTCTATTCTTTGTTCTAAGTCTGGTCCTGAGATTCCTCATAACTACAGTGAGGGAACGTTGCCCTATGCCTATAATTTATGTGTGCCTGGGAATCAAACTAATCCAGAACTTAATTTTCTCACATCTGTTGAACACTGTCCTGCCACACAAGACATTCTCAACAAAGATAGCTCTTCAGTGCTATTGGATAGCATTTTAACTCCTAGTGTTGAAGCAGATAAGAACACTTTTAAACAG ATTGGGCTCCAGGCGCCGCTGTTCACCAATTAG